In Holophagales bacterium, one DNA window encodes the following:
- a CDS encoding discoidin domain-containing protein — protein sequence MSMSIVVALLVALVSPLAAAETAPAIPEAGAAQLTIDAAGSITLTNEAFTAHWRERPGLRFTGLTDHWGATTLPATEPFVLVFADGRRAAASTLARRGRTRRIALPPQPAASRRAERSGGVAVEVRLADPPSGLTVTWRAVLRDGSPYLRTELTLAATRHDVALAEVVLVELPQSGWRIAGSVAGSPAVAGSRFLSTEHPMAETVADANGVRSLLRRKLPLRRGTAVAYSAVIGFAPPGQLRRGLLAYVERERAHPYRPFLHYNSWYDIGYFTPYTEDDCLRTIRTWGRELVERRGVPLASFLFDDGWDDTSTVWEFHRGFPRGFAPLREEAARFGAAPGVWLSPWGGYGKPREARLATGKAQGYEVDDQGFALSGPRYFARFRSVVLELLTRYGINQFKLDGTGSPDKSTPGSGFDSDFAAAIALVDELRVAKPDLFVNLTTGTWPSPFWLRTADSIWRGGSDHELAGVGSARQRWITYRDADTYGGVVTKGPLFPLTSLMLHGVIHARHAQGLADDPGDDFRDEVRSYFGSGTQLQELYVSPDRLTPENWDDLAEAARFARERADLLVDTHWVGGDPAQLEVYGWAAWSARRAVLTLRNPADRPQRFSVEIERLFELPAGAPASYLARRPWREQRDREPIELSAGMPRTLKLAPFEVLTLELEPRAGSATVVAPPQPAPPGPRSADRHRLACLGEALADPGTPDWCERLAMRLGAVAVRSSLRRGATLADLATTPDLASFAPGRVVVLPGLGELGHGEWDDRRDGWSPALRAVLERLRELPGAPELFVLRPDPLLLPAASGARATIEGELAPLAVQAGRAAGATVVDLAFLPSENGAPDEVAERVTDSAWLALSDARARKAAWKAKADNEGGDWAAAALAVDGDPATYWMTQHWRGGPRHPHTLEVDLGAEQRIAAVVLLPPQDGTITGRIRQLELFTRRDGSDGDDGRIERTLSDGPDSRGGARAVRIALPATVVARYLKLVAWSEVAGGRGTALAEVDILLAPPAP from the coding sequence ATGTCGATGTCGATCGTCGTCGCCCTGCTCGTCGCCTTGGTCTCCCCGCTCGCCGCCGCCGAGACCGCACCCGCTATCCCCGAGGCGGGAGCCGCACAGTTGACGATCGACGCCGCTGGATCGATCACCCTGACCAACGAGGCCTTCACCGCGCACTGGCGCGAACGACCCGGCCTCCGCTTCACCGGCCTCACCGATCACTGGGGCGCGACGACGCTGCCCGCCACCGAGCCGTTCGTGCTGGTCTTCGCCGATGGCCGGCGGGCCGCCGCCTCGACCCTCGCGCGCCGCGGGCGAACGCGACGGATCGCGCTGCCGCCCCAGCCCGCCGCGTCGCGACGGGCCGAACGATCCGGCGGCGTCGCCGTCGAGGTGCGGCTCGCCGACCCGCCGAGCGGGCTCACGGTGACCTGGCGCGCCGTGCTGCGGGACGGCTCGCCGTATCTGCGCACCGAGCTCACGCTCGCAGCCACGCGGCACGACGTGGCGCTGGCCGAGGTGGTGCTCGTCGAGCTGCCCCAGAGCGGGTGGCGCATCGCCGGCAGTGTCGCCGGCTCGCCGGCGGTCGCCGGCAGCCGCTTCCTGTCGACCGAACATCCGATGGCCGAAACGGTCGCCGATGCGAACGGCGTGCGATCGCTTCTGCGGCGCAAGTTGCCGCTGCGCCGCGGCACCGCGGTGGCCTACAGCGCGGTCATCGGATTCGCGCCGCCCGGACAGCTCCGCCGCGGCCTGCTCGCCTATGTCGAGCGCGAACGAGCGCATCCCTACCGGCCGTTCCTGCACTACAACTCCTGGTACGACATCGGCTACTTCACCCCCTACACCGAGGACGACTGCCTGCGGACGATCCGCACCTGGGGCCGGGAGCTGGTCGAACGGCGCGGCGTGCCGCTCGCCTCGTTCCTCTTCGACGACGGTTGGGACGACACGTCGACGGTCTGGGAGTTCCACCGCGGCTTCCCGCGTGGCTTCGCCCCGCTGCGCGAGGAGGCGGCGCGGTTCGGGGCCGCACCGGGCGTCTGGCTCTCCCCCTGGGGCGGCTACGGCAAGCCGCGCGAGGCCCGCCTCGCCACGGGCAAGGCCCAGGGCTACGAGGTCGACGATCAGGGGTTCGCACTCTCCGGGCCACGCTACTTCGCCCGCTTCCGCTCCGTGGTGCTCGAGCTGCTCACCCGCTACGGCATCAACCAGTTCAAGCTCGACGGCACCGGAAGCCCCGACAAGTCGACGCCGGGAAGCGGCTTCGACAGTGACTTCGCGGCGGCGATCGCGCTCGTCGACGAGCTGCGCGTTGCCAAGCCCGACCTCTTCGTCAACCTGACGACGGGAACCTGGCCCTCGCCCTTCTGGCTGCGCACCGCCGATTCGATCTGGCGCGGCGGCTCCGACCACGAGCTCGCCGGCGTCGGCAGTGCCCGCCAGCGCTGGATCACCTACCGCGACGCCGACACTTACGGCGGGGTCGTGACCAAGGGGCCGCTCTTCCCGCTCACCTCGCTCATGCTGCACGGGGTGATCCACGCGCGCCACGCACAGGGACTCGCCGACGACCCGGGCGACGACTTCCGCGACGAGGTGCGCTCCTACTTCGGCAGCGGCACGCAGCTCCAGGAGCTCTACGTCAGCCCCGATCGACTCACCCCGGAGAACTGGGACGACCTCGCCGAGGCCGCGCGCTTCGCCCGGGAACGTGCCGACCTCCTGGTCGACACCCATTGGGTGGGCGGCGACCCGGCCCAGCTCGAGGTCTACGGCTGGGCGGCCTGGTCAGCGCGCCGGGCGGTGCTCACCCTGCGCAATCCCGCCGATCGGCCACAGCGCTTCAGCGTCGAGATCGAGCGACTCTTCGAGCTGCCGGCCGGTGCCCCGGCGAGCTACCTCGCCAGACGACCCTGGCGCGAGCAACGCGACCGCGAACCGATCGAGCTCAGCGCCGGGATGCCGCGCACCCTGAAGCTCGCACCGTTCGAGGTGCTGACGCTCGAGCTCGAGCCGCGCGCCGGGTCGGCAACCGTCGTCGCGCCCCCGCAGCCCGCGCCACCCGGCCCTCGCTCGGCCGATCGCCACCGGCTCGCCTGTCTCGGCGAGGCCTTGGCCGATCCGGGGACCCCGGACTGGTGTGAGCGCTTGGCGATGCGACTCGGTGCGGTCGCGGTCCGGTCGAGCCTGAGGCGTGGCGCGACGCTCGCCGATCTGGCAACCACCCCGGACCTCGCCTCGTTCGCTCCCGGGCGCGTGGTCGTTCTGCCAGGCCTCGGCGAGTTGGGGCACGGGGAATGGGACGACAGGCGAGACGGCTGGTCGCCGGCGCTGCGAGCGGTCCTCGAGCGCCTGCGAGAGCTGCCGGGAGCGCCGGAGCTCTTCGTCCTGCGCCCGGACCCCCTCCTCCTGCCGGCGGCGAGCGGGGCCCGCGCGACGATCGAAGGCGAGCTCGCGCCGCTCGCCGTGCAGGCCGGACGGGCCGCGGGGGCCACCGTCGTGGATCTGGCGTTCCTGCCCTCGGAGAACGGGGCGCCGGACGAGGTCGCCGAGCGCGTCACCGATTCCGCCTGGCTCGCGCTCTCCGACGCTCGCGCCCGCAAGGCGGCGTGGAAGGCGAAGGCCGACAACGAGGGTGGAGACTGGGCGGCGGCCGCGTTGGCCGTGGACGGCGACCCGGCCACGTACTGGATGACACAGCACTGGCGCGGCGGCCCTCGGCACCCGCATACCCTGGAGGTCGATCTCGGCGCCGAGCAGCGGATCGCCGCCGTCGTGCTGCTGCCGCCGCAGGACGGCACGATCACCGGGCGGATCCGCCAGCTCGAGCTCTTTACCCGTCGCGACGGGAGCGACGGGGACGACGGGCGGATCGAGCGCACCCTCTCCGATGGCCCGGACAGCCGCGGCGGCGCCCGCGCCGTGCGGATCGCTCTTCCCGCGACGGTCGTCGCCCGCTACCTGAAGCTCGTCGCCTGGTCGGAGGTCGCTGGAGGCCGCGGGACGGCGCTCGCGGAGGTCGACATCCTGCTCGCTCCCCCGGCGCCCTGA
- a CDS encoding DUF4333 domain-containing protein, which yields MNHPTTAVARLRRATFALALPVALVALAGCSKELKWELVQNHLRDGVKLKTGLVLGAVECPPTPRKISSGDEFDCTGRAEGGGTVTLHVKQLGEGKVDWTMTKISGLFDMQPAEEAVRQSLEGQGEIIVGVSCGPRWQAGRPGDRFDCTAEFGDGQRATVTVVASEAGGKINWSM from the coding sequence TTGAACCACCCTACGACTGCTGTCGCGCGGCTTCGCCGCGCCACGTTCGCCCTCGCCCTGCCGGTCGCCCTGGTTGCTCTCGCCGGCTGCTCCAAGGAGCTGAAGTGGGAACTGGTGCAGAACCACCTGCGCGACGGGGTGAAGCTCAAGACCGGGCTCGTCCTCGGCGCCGTCGAATGCCCACCGACGCCGCGCAAGATCTCTTCCGGCGACGAGTTCGACTGCACCGGTCGCGCCGAGGGCGGCGGGACCGTGACCTTGCACGTCAAGCAGCTCGGTGAGGGCAAGGTCGACTGGACGATGACCAAGATCTCCGGTCTCTTCGACATGCAGCCCGCCGAAGAGGCGGTGAGGCAGTCGCTCGAGGGGCAGGGCGAGATCATCGTCGGCGTCTCCTGCGGGCCTCGCTGGCAGGCCGGCAGGCCGGGCGATCGCTTCGACTGCACCGCCGAATTCGGCGACGGCCAGCGCGCCACGGTCACGGTGGTTGCCAGCGAGGCGGGCGGCAAGATCAACTGGTCGATGTAG
- a CDS encoding carbamate kinase — MTASGPGDLVVLAIGGNSLIRDEAHRTVPDQWALTRETCHHVAQIVAAGRRVVLTHGNGPQVGFILRRSELASHELHEVPLDSCDADTQGAIGYMIQQSLANEFRRRGLSRVAVSVVTQVEVDPQSPELARPSKPIGSFMDEATARARSTAGGWSVAEDAGRGWRRVVPSPEPLAILEIAAIRALLERGFVVTAVGGGGIPVVRDAAGDLRGIEAVIDKDLASSLLAAELGADQLVISTSVPRVCLDFGKPTQRELATLTLSEARHHLAAGQFGRGSMAPKIEAACRFVERGGPCAVVTCPDEIELAVDGRAGTRITA, encoded by the coding sequence ATGACAGCAAGCGGTCCGGGCGACCTGGTCGTCCTCGCCATCGGAGGGAACTCGCTGATCCGGGACGAGGCCCACCGCACCGTCCCCGATCAGTGGGCCCTGACCCGCGAGACCTGCCACCACGTCGCGCAGATCGTCGCCGCCGGGCGACGGGTGGTCCTCACCCATGGCAACGGGCCGCAGGTGGGATTCATCCTGCGCCGCTCCGAGCTGGCCAGTCACGAGCTGCACGAGGTTCCGCTCGACTCCTGCGACGCCGACACGCAGGGAGCGATCGGCTACATGATCCAGCAGTCGCTGGCCAACGAGTTCCGCCGCCGCGGGTTGTCGCGCGTCGCCGTCTCCGTCGTCACCCAGGTCGAAGTCGACCCGCAGAGCCCCGAGCTCGCGCGTCCGTCCAAACCGATCGGCTCCTTCATGGACGAAGCCACCGCCCGCGCCCGCTCGACGGCCGGCGGCTGGAGCGTCGCCGAAGACGCCGGGCGCGGCTGGCGCCGCGTGGTGCCGAGCCCCGAACCGCTCGCCATCCTCGAGATCGCGGCGATCCGCGCGCTGCTCGAACGCGGTTTCGTCGTCACCGCCGTGGGCGGGGGCGGCATCCCGGTCGTGCGCGACGCCGCGGGCGATCTGCGCGGGATCGAGGCGGTGATCGACAAGGACCTCGCGTCGTCGCTGCTCGCCGCCGAGCTCGGCGCCGACCAGTTGGTGATTTCGACGAGCGTGCCGCGCGTCTGCCTCGACTTCGGCAAACCGACCCAGCGGGAGCTCGCGACGCTCACCCTGAGCGAGGCGCGGCACCACCTCGCCGCCGGGCAGTTCGGCCGCGGCAGCATGGCGCCGAAGATCGAGGCGGCGTGCCGTTTCGTCGAGCGCGGCGGCCCCTGCGCGGTCGTGACCTGCCCGGACGAGATCGAGCTCGCCGTCGACGGCCGCGCGGGCACCCGAATCACCGCCTGA
- a CDS encoding macro domain-containing protein: MTIKMNSTSLELLEGDITELVVDAIVNPANANLQLGTGVAGVIKKKGGPAIQEECNRIGGTPVGTAVITGAGKMPIKHVIHAVGPRMGEGDEDRKLASAVRASLALADRHGLKSIAIPAISTGVFGFPIERCARILLTEVHRYLQGGTKLSQVVVVLFGDEAYGAFTRELRRGFR, translated from the coding sequence CTGACGATCAAGATGAACAGCACCTCCCTCGAGCTTCTCGAGGGGGACATCACCGAATTGGTGGTGGATGCGATCGTCAATCCGGCGAATGCGAACCTGCAGCTCGGCACCGGCGTGGCCGGGGTGATCAAGAAGAAGGGTGGTCCGGCGATCCAGGAGGAGTGCAACCGGATCGGCGGGACGCCCGTCGGCACGGCGGTCATCACCGGGGCCGGGAAGATGCCGATCAAGCACGTCATCCACGCCGTCGGTCCGCGCATGGGCGAGGGGGACGAAGACCGCAAGCTCGCCTCGGCGGTTCGCGCCTCGCTGGCGCTCGCCGACCGGCACGGGCTGAAGTCGATCGCCATTCCGGCGATCTCGACCGGGGTCTTCGGCTTCCCGATCGAACGCTGTGCCCGCATCCTGCTGACCGAAGTCCATCGCTACCTGCAGGGCGGCACGAAGCTCTCGCAGGTCGTCGTGGTGCTCTTCGGCGACGAGGCCTACGGGGCGTTCACCCGCGAGTTGCGCCGCGGCTTCCGCTGA